The Stigmatella aurantiaca DW4/3-1 genome contains the following window.
CATCTACAAGATGAACGTCGCGCACATGGTGGAGATGCACGAGTCCCAGCGCGCGGACATCACCATCGCCGCGTACCCGACGCCGCTGGCGGACGCCCACCGCTTCGGCATCATGCAGGTGGACGAGCGGGGCCGCGTCACCGAGTTCCAGGAGAAGCCCAAGGACGCCAAGCCGATGCCAGACCGGCCCACCATGGCCCTGGCCAGCATGGGCAACTACATCTTCCGCCGGCAGGTGCTCCAGGATCTGCTGGAGGCCGATGCACGCGAGGAGGGCTCCCAGCACGACTTCGGAAAGAACATCCTCCCGAAGGCGCTGAAGGACGGCTACCACATCCAGTATTACGACTTCACCCGCAACCCCATCCCGGGCCGGGATGGGCCCAACACGTACTGGCGGGACGTGGGAACGCTCGAGGCCTACCACGAGGCCTCCATGGATCTGGTCTCGGTGAACCCGGAGTTCGACCTGTACAACCCGGACTGGGCCCTGCGCACGGCGAACGAGTACAGCCCGCCGGCGAAGTTCGTCCATGAGTCCGGGGATCGGATGGGCCGGGCGCTCAACTCGCTGGTGGCCGGGGGCTGCATCATCTCCGGCGGCGTGGTGCGCGAGAGCATCCTCTTCCGCTGGGCGCGGGTGAACTCCTACGCGGAGGTGTCTCGCTCGGTGCTCTTCGATGGGGTGGACATTGGCCGTCACGCCAAGGTGAAGAACGCCATCATCGACAAGGGGGTACGGGTCCCGCCCAACGCCAGCGTGGGCTATGACCTGGAGCAGGACAAGGCGCGAGGCTTCACCCTCACCGACTCGGGCATCGTCGTCGTTCCGAAGAACTACCGGTTCGTCTGAGGCTCTGGAGGCGCCACGGAACGGCACAAGAGGCGGAGACTGCGCAGGGCCCTGCCAGCGGTGCTGGTCCTGGGCCTGCTGGGGCTCCTCCTCGCCATACCGGATGACCTGCGCGCCCTCTCCCTGGTGCTCCGGGCTTCGGGGAGACACGACGGCTGGGCAGGAGTCCTCCTGTCCTGGAGGACACAACCCGTCGAGGTCTCCAGCCTCCAGGTTCCCACCCGGTACGGCCCCCTGCGGGCCCGCCTCTATTGGCCCCAGGAGCACCGGGGCCATACGGTGGTGCTGACCTCCGGCGTCCACGCGGATGGCATTGATGAGCCCCGGCTGGTGACGCTGGCGCGAGCCCTCGCCACGGAAGGGCTTCCCGTGCTCACGCCCGAGCCGGTGGATCTGCTCCGCTATGAAATCACCCCGCGTCTCACGGACATGCTCGAGGACGCGGCGGTCTGGACCACCCAGCAGCCCAGCCTTGCCCCGGACGGCAAGGTGAACCTCTTTGGGATCAGCTTCTCGGGCGGGCTGTCCATCGTGGCCGCCGGAAGGCCCAGGCTGAAGGACAAGGTCGTGGCCACGCTGTCACTCGGAGGCCATGGGGATCTCTCGCGCGTGCTGGCCTTCCTCTGCACGGGCGTGAAACCCGATGGCCAGCGGCTGAAACCCCATGACTACGGCGTGGTCATCCTCCTCCTCAACGTGGCAGGCCAGCTCGTCCCACCCGAGCAGGTGGAACCCCTGCGCGAGGCCATTCGCACGTTCCTGCGCGCGTCCCACCTCACCTTGACGGACGCGCGGCGAGCCGAGGAGACATTCGAGGAGGCCCGGCGGATGCAAGCCCGGATGCCAGAGCCCTCCGCTCGCCTGATGGGATACGTCAACACGCGCGACGTGGCCGCGCTCGGCCCACTGCTCTTGCCCCACGTCCAATCCTTCGCGGCGGATCCTTCCGTGTCACCCGAACGATCCCCTGCCCCCCCTTCCCCCGTCTACTTGTTGCACGGAGCGGATGACACGGTCATTCCCGCGATCGAGTCGGCGCTGTTACGCCAAGCGCTGGAGCCGCACACCGAGGTCCATCGCCTCGCCACCCCCCTCATCACCCATGCCGAATTCGACCGTGGCGCGGGCATGATGGACGTCTGGAGCCTCATCACCTTCTGGTCGAGGCTGCTCGCGGAGTAGCGCGAGCTGGAACGTGGATCCTCCCACATCCCCACTTGGGGACCCGCATGTGAGCTTGAAGGCCCCAGAGGTACGAAGGAGAGGCCACATGTGACCCGTTGCATCACCGTCCCCTGGGATGAGTCCACTTGTTGGGGGCCCCCCGCGTGGAGAACTTCGGTTCCGCGACAGGGTCCTGTAGGCAACGGGGAGAGAAAAAGATGCTCCAAGGAAAGAGCAGTCAGCGAGTCTTCAAGAACGCAACCGGCGTGCTCTCCTGCCTCTTCGTGCTGGCCTGCGGCGCTGGAGACGAGTGGTCTTCGGACTACTTCCCGCAGGCCGAGCAACTCCAGGCACGGGATCCGGGCCCCTCGGAGCCCACGGGGAAGAGCTGGTTTGTCAGCCCCCAGGGCTCGGATGAGGCCCGTGGCACGCGCGAGGCACCGCTGCGCACCCTCACCCGGGCCACGGCGCTCGCCAAGGCGGGAGATGCCATCCGGGTGCTCCCTGGCGTGTATGCCGAGACCCTGGTCCTCGAGGCCAAGGGCACGGACGCTCCGGTCTTCCTCATCGGCGAAGGCTCACCTCGTCCCACCCTGGTGCCCAACCGTCAGGACCGGGGCTCGCTCATCCGCGTGAAGGGGCGCTGGCGTCTGGAAAACCTCCACATCGATCTGGGGGGGGCCCCGATGGTGGCCGTCCTCTTCGAGAACGGCGGCCACCACTCGGTCCTGTCCAGGAGTGAGCTTCACCACGGGACGGCGGGCACGGGGGTGCTCGTGGAGGGCGCGGAGAACGTCACCCTCCAGCACAACACCCTTCACCACTTCATCAAGCCGGGAGACGACTCCCACGGCGTGACGGTGGTGGGCCCCTCGCGCAACGTCGTCATCTGGGACAACGACATCCATCACAACTCGGGCGATTCCATCCAGTGCCAGGCAGGCAAGGAGCCCGCCGAGGCCGTGCTCATCGACGGCAACACGCTGCACGAGGATGGGGAGAACGGGGTGGACATCAAGCGGTGCCACGAAGTCATTGTCCGCAACAACCGCATGTTCGGCTTTCCGAACCTGGACCTGCGCAACGCGGGGACCTCCGCCGGGGAGGCGGTCGTCATCCACGAGGCGGCCCGTGGCATCAAGCTCCAGAACAACGACATCTCGGATGCGGGCCGTGGCATCTCCGTGGTGGGGGACAGCACGTTCCCCGAGGGCGTCTGGGTGGAGGGCAACACCATCCAGGACATCCACAGCCGCACGAAGGGCAACGGCCATGGCATCCGCATCGAGGTCGCCAAGAACGTGAAGGTGTTGGACAACACGCTGGCGAACACGGCCAGCTACGGAATGATGGTGGCTGCCGATGACAAGCAGGTCCAGGGCCTCATCATCCAGAACAACTCCCTCCGGGGAGGGGCCCAGTCCCTTCTGCTCCGCCTGGGGCACGAGCGTTTCCGCCCCGGTCTCGTCCTGGAAGGCAACCGCTATGCCCGCGGAGGCATCCTCCAGGCCGATGGGGTGAAGGAGAAGCTCGGTGGCTCGAACGCTCACCTCAGGGGAGAATTCTCCGGAGAGCGGCTGACCCTCGCCTCTCACGCGAGCCTCGATGCATGGCGGCAAGTGCTCGAGGTGGACGCCGGGGCCGACCTGCTGGAGTGAGGGCGTCTCCCGGGGTTACTCCGGCCCGGAGAGGGGAAACCGGAGGAGACCCAGCCGCGGGATACCGCCCCGGCCCGCGGTCATGAATCCAAAGTTGGTGACATACATCCACCGGCGGCCCTCGTGCTCGGCGATGGCCAGGCTGGCGGGGCCGTCAAACAGGCCGTCCGCCTCGATGGCGTGAATGCGCTTGTCTGGAGTGATCCGGAGGATGCGGTTCGCCCGGTTCATCGACACCCACAGGCTGCCGTCCTTCGGATCCCTCAGCACGTCATCGGCCCCGAAGAAGCCCTTGCAATCCGGGCCGAGCACCAGTTCAGGGGTTCCCGCACTGCCGTCCGGCTTGACCGGAATGCGCACGAGCGAGGCCCGGTCACTGCTGACGACCAGCACGCTGTCTCCCTCGAATGTCAGTCCGTTGGCGCCAATGGGAAAGGGGATCTCCGCCGTGCCACAAAAAGCGTTGTCTCCCAGGAGCGAGGGGGCGGCGGCCCACTTCTCGCCCTGCCCCTCCGGTCCAAACACGAACACGGCCCCGGTGGCGGAGTCCGTGACGAACAGGCGCCCCTTCGCATCGAACTCCAGGCCATTGGGGAAGGCCAGCTCCGGGTGGGAGGCAAACAGGGTGGCCTCTTCGGCCTGAGCCGCGAGCCGGTAGATGCCCGTGCGAAGCTGGGGCGAGTACGAGGCCAGCCCCGCGTAGAGATTTCCCTCCGCATCAAAGACAAGGCCGGTGAGAAAGCCCGCATTGGGTGGAATCGAGGGCCAGCGCCCATAGGGCGTCACCGCCCCCGAGGCGGAGATCCGGAGCACCTGTCCCGTGGGCGCCATGCCGACATAGGCGTCCCCGCCTCGCACGGCGAGCCCCTCGGGAAACTGGCCTTGCGCCATGTCAAAAGCGAGGACCTGGCTGACCGGGGCCGGCGCGTCCTCCGAAACCTCGCGAGGCCGCTGCTGGGCGGCACACCCCACCCCAAGAACGGCCAGAATGACAGCACGGTGCAACGTCATGGTATTCCCTCCCAGCTCCACCACGACTCTAGTGGATTCCGTCCAGCTCACGGAGCCAGACTTCTGGAAAGGGCATTTTCCCCGGGTCCCCCAGGGCCGAGCTCGCCTTCGGCGTTTCCACCGTGGCGAGCCCTCGTGCACGTGGCCTGGAGCGCCGGCTCACAAATCCGGCGGCGGCCGCACTCCCAGGTGGCAGGCGCGCAGCGCGAGCTGGGTCCGGTTCTCCGCCCCCAGCTTGCGGTACAGCTGCGTCACGTGGGACTTCACCGTGCGCTCGGCGATCTGCAGGTGCGCGGCGATCTTCAGATTGTCCGCGCCCCCCGCCACGTAGCCCAACACCTCGCGTTCACGCTGCGTGAGGGCGTTCAGCACGCTGGCTGGTTGCGTGGCCACCGGTGGATGCTCGAAGTCATTGCGCAGCAGTTGCACGGGGAACAGCCGCTCGCCCCGGATCAGCCCGTGAATGGCGGTCGCCACCGCGCCCACGCCCAGGCCCGCGCGGAAGAGGTAGCCCGAGGCCCCCTCATCAAAGCACTGAGAGATGATGTCCGGAGCGCTGACCGCCGACAGCATCAGCATCCGGACCTCCAGCCGGCGCTTGCGCGCCTCGCGCAGGAGGTTGAGCCCCTCCGTGACCGAGCACCCGACCGTGGCCTCGTGGTCCGGCTCGACATCCAGAATGGTGACTTGCGGTGGATCCGTTCCCAGGCTGTCGAGCAGGGTCCTCACATCCCGCGTGACGGACATGACGTTCAGTCCCTCACTGCGCAATCCGTCGGCGAGCCCTTGCCACGCGGACCATGGACCTTCAAGAACGGAAATACGAACCGATAGCTGATTTTGTGCCATGCTAAGCCCCCCAGCTGCCATGGCGTACGACTGGCTTTTTGAGACGACGACTTCAAGGTCTGCTTCGACGGGATGTTTCAACCCGGGTGCGAATACTTATCCGGCGAATGTCCTGAAGCCCACCTTGTTCTGAGCAACCAACCGCGGTGCTGCTGAAAGCGATTCCTCTCCGGCTCACCTCCTGGCATTGCGGACCCAGTGGCCTTACCCCGAAAGAGACTCTACCACCGAATCCCTGCTTTGAGCGAGTCAACTTGTGCCGGACTGTCAAGTGCTCACGCATCGGCCTGAAGTCTAGAGAGTCCATACCTTGGGGCCATGCATCCATCCGCTGGAAAACAAGGGGGGCCCCCCCCCGGGTAATGCCCTCTTGCAAAGAGCGTCCCGTGCTCGCCAGGGCGCGTTCTGGAGAGCAGGCGGCATATGCTGGAGGCCGCGATGGCGTTCTCCCCTTCCCCCAGCCTCGATGTGGCCACCCCTGAGCGCGTGGCCCTCACCCTGCCGGTGGCCGGCATTGGCTACCGATGCCTTGCCTGGCTCCTCGATGCGGCGATCCTCTTCTTCTTCTGGGTCATCGCCTACTTCGTCTTCTCGCTGCTCGTCTCGGACGTGCTCGGGGCCTTCCGGGGATTGTCCGGGCTTGGGCAGACGCTGCTCGTCGTGGGGGTCTTCGCCACCCAGTGGTTGTATTGGACAGCGGCCGAGGTCCTCACTCACGGGCAGACGCCCGGCAAGCGGCTGACGGGGATCCGCGTCGTCCGCTCGGATGGCTCGCCCGTGGGGGTGTACGAGAGCGCCGTGCGCAACCTGCTGCGGGCGGTGGACTTCCTGCCCCTGCTCTACGCCACCGGCTGCATCACCATGCTCTTCACGCCTCAGCACCGCCGGCTGGGAGATCTGCTGGCCGGGACCGTCCTGGTGCGCGAGGAGCGCTTCAACCTGGACCGGTACACGGCCCCCGCCACCGCCGTGCCCACCCTGGCCCCCTCCGGGACCGTGCACCTGGGGCCCGAGGAGGTGGACCTCATCCTCGACTTCCTCGAGCGCGCCGCCTGGCTGGAGCCCGAGGCAAGGCAACGGCTGGGCGCGCGGCTGGTGGAGCGCTTCGGGGGCCTGGAGGAGGCCGAGCGCGCCAGGGTTCTTGCCTCCCCGGAAACCCTCGAGGGGTTTCTCCGGGCGCGAGCCCAGTCGGTGAGCTGACGTGGCCACGCCCCTGCCCGCCTTCGTCGCGCGCCGACGCCCGGACTGGGACGCCCTGCGGGCGCTGCTGGCCCGGCTCCGGGCGGGCACCCTGCGGCTGGACGAGCTGCGCACGCTCGATACCCTCTACCGCCGGACCGCCTCGGACCTGGCACACGCGCAGACCTTCTACCCCGCCACGGACGCCCACCGCTTCCTCAACCAGCTCTGTGGCCAGGCCTACGCCGCCATCTACCAGCCTCCGCGGGAGCGCTGGGTGGCTGTGCGCGGCTTCTTCTGGCACGAGTTCCCCGCCACCCTGCGGGCCGAGGGGCGCTTTGTGGCCACGAGCGGAGGGCTCTTCATCCTGGGGCTGCTGCTGGGCGCGCTGGTGGTGCTGCTGGAGCCCCGGGGCGCGGAGCTGCTCGTGCCCGCCGGGGTGCGCTCCTATGTGGCCCAGGGGCGAATGTGGACGGACGATCTGCTCTCCGTGGCCCCGCCCAACGCGGTGTCCTCCAGCATCGCCACCAACAACCTCACCGTCATCATCTTCACCTTCGCCTCCGGCATTCTCCTGGGCTTGGGCACGGTGTTCACCCTCGTCAACAACGGGGTGCAGATCGGCGCCATCACCGCGCTCTGTTCCCGCGAAGGACTGGGAGGGGCGCTGCTGGACTTCGTGGCCGCTCACGGCCCGGTGGAGCTGTCCATCATCGTCATCGCGGGCGGCGCGGGGTTGATGATCGGCCAGGCGCTCATCGACCCGGGGGAACTGCCCCGGGGTCAGGCGCTCGCCCTGCGTGGCAAGGCCGCCGTGAAGCTCGTGCTGGGCTGCGCGCCCTTCCTGGCCGCGATTGGCGCCGTCGAGGGCTTCATCTCTCCGGGCAGCCTGTTTCCCACCTGGCTCAAGGCGGCGCTCGGGTTGACGCTGGGGACGCTTTTCTGGACTTACCTGCTCCGGGCCGGCAAGGGCGAGACGCTCTCCTCGACGAGGCTGCGCTGAACCATGGACTCCGCGCGCTTGCGCTGGCGGTGGCGAAGGATCTTCTCGTAGGCACCGTTCAGCTCGCGCATCTTCTCCACCGAGCCGCCCCGGTCCGGGTGCCGCTCCAGCGCCAGCTCGCGGTAGCGCGTCCGCACCACCTCCGCCGAGTCCAGGGGCGACACGCCCAGCACGCGGTACGGATCCTGCTCTTCCAGCGCGTTGAGCCAGCGATCCAGCCGATCCTTCACCTCCAGGAAACGGGCATCCTCCGCGGAGGTGTCCTTCGCCGGATGGGTGCGCATCTTGGCATCCGAGCGGAAGATGTCCGTGTAGGTGCTGGAGACCCAGCGGTGACAGGAGCCGCAACGGAAGTACTTCACCCGCCGGCCACTTCCCTCATGTAGGGTCATCCGAACGCCGCAGTGCGTGCACTCGACTTCGACGTTCTCCAGGGTCTGCCAACTCACCACCGCCGGATTCATGGCTGCTTCTCGCTCTCCTGTGTGGGCGCAACACGCCTGTAGCACCCACAAGGTCTCATGAAAGAAGCACCCGTCAAGAATTTAACCGCCCGGCTGCCGTGACGGGGCAGCCAGTGGTGGTAGAACCCCCAGGCCTCCTCGCTTTCGGGCCCGCCATGCGTCACCTGTTGCTCGCCAGCCTCTTGCTCCCATCGCTGCCGGCGTTCGCCCAGGCAACCCCCCCGGCCCCTTCGTCCCTCCAGGCCCCGGAAGAAACCCCTCCGGCCGCCTCG
Protein-coding sequences here:
- a CDS encoding stage II sporulation protein M encodes the protein MATPLPAFVARRRPDWDALRALLARLRAGTLRLDELRTLDTLYRRTASDLAHAQTFYPATDAHRFLNQLCGQAYAAIYQPPRERWVAVRGFFWHEFPATLRAEGRFVATSGGLFILGLLLGALVVLLEPRGAELLVPAGVRSYVAQGRMWTDDLLSVAPPNAVSSSIATNNLTVIIFTFASGILLGLGTVFTLVNNGVQIGAITALCSREGLGGALLDFVAAHGPVELSIIVIAGGAGLMIGQALIDPGELPRGQALALRGKAAVKLVLGCAPFLAAIGAVEGFISPGSLFPTWLKAALGLTLGTLFWTYLLRAGKGETLSSTRLR
- a CDS encoding right-handed parallel beta-helix repeat-containing protein; amino-acid sequence: MLQGKSSQRVFKNATGVLSCLFVLACGAGDEWSSDYFPQAEQLQARDPGPSEPTGKSWFVSPQGSDEARGTREAPLRTLTRATALAKAGDAIRVLPGVYAETLVLEAKGTDAPVFLIGEGSPRPTLVPNRQDRGSLIRVKGRWRLENLHIDLGGAPMVAVLFENGGHHSVLSRSELHHGTAGTGVLVEGAENVTLQHNTLHHFIKPGDDSHGVTVVGPSRNVVIWDNDIHHNSGDSIQCQAGKEPAEAVLIDGNTLHEDGENGVDIKRCHEVIVRNNRMFGFPNLDLRNAGTSAGEAVVIHEAARGIKLQNNDISDAGRGISVVGDSTFPEGVWVEGNTIQDIHSRTKGNGHGIRIEVAKNVKVLDNTLANTASYGMMVAADDKQVQGLIIQNNSLRGGAQSLLLRLGHERFRPGLVLEGNRYARGGILQADGVKEKLGGSNAHLRGEFSGERLTLASHASLDAWRQVLEVDAGADLLE
- a CDS encoding RDD family protein; translation: MAFSPSPSLDVATPERVALTLPVAGIGYRCLAWLLDAAILFFFWVIAYFVFSLLVSDVLGAFRGLSGLGQTLLVVGVFATQWLYWTAAEVLTHGQTPGKRLTGIRVVRSDGSPVGVYESAVRNLLRAVDFLPLLYATGCITMLFTPQHRRLGDLLAGTVLVREERFNLDRYTAPATAVPTLAPSGTVHLGPEEVDLILDFLERAAWLEPEARQRLGARLVERFGGLEEAERARVLASPETLEGFLRARAQSVS
- a CDS encoding SMP-30/gluconolactonase/LRE family protein; the encoded protein is MTLHRAVILAVLGVGCAAQQRPREVSEDAPAPVSQVLAFDMAQGQFPEGLAVRGGDAYVGMAPTGQVLRISASGAVTPYGRWPSIPPNAGFLTGLVFDAEGNLYAGLASYSPQLRTGIYRLAAQAEEATLFASHPELAFPNGLEFDAKGRLFVTDSATGAVFVFGPEGQGEKWAAAPSLLGDNAFCGTAEIPFPIGANGLTFEGDSVLVVSSDRASLVRIPVKPDGSAGTPELVLGPDCKGFFGADDVLRDPKDGSLWVSMNRANRILRITPDKRIHAIEADGLFDGPASLAIAEHEGRRWMYVTNFGFMTAGRGGIPRLGLLRFPLSGPE
- the glgC gene encoding glucose-1-phosphate adenylyltransferase, producing MAKHILGMILAGGQGTRLAPLTAKRSKPAVPFGSKFRIIDFALNNFINSGIYSIYVLTQFKAQSLTEHIQRGWRFGSFLSDYFITLVPAQMYRYEELGPVWYRGTADAIYQNLHLVENHGAEHVAIFSGDHIYKMNVAHMVEMHESQRADITIAAYPTPLADAHRFGIMQVDERGRVTEFQEKPKDAKPMPDRPTMALASMGNYIFRRQVLQDLLEADAREEGSQHDFGKNILPKALKDGYHIQYYDFTRNPIPGRDGPNTYWRDVGTLEAYHEASMDLVSVNPEFDLYNPDWALRTANEYSPPAKFVHESGDRMGRALNSLVAGGCIISGGVVRESILFRWARVNSYAEVSRSVLFDGVDIGRHAKVKNAIIDKGVRVPPNASVGYDLEQDKARGFTLTDSGIVVVPKNYRFV
- a CDS encoding J domain-containing protein; this encodes MNPAVVSWQTLENVEVECTHCGVRMTLHEGSGRRVKYFRCGSCHRWVSSTYTDIFRSDAKMRTHPAKDTSAEDARFLEVKDRLDRWLNALEEQDPYRVLGVSPLDSAEVVRTRYRELALERHPDRGGSVEKMRELNGAYEKILRHRQRKRAESMVQRSLVEESVSPLPARSR
- the fruA gene encoding response regulator transcription factor FruA, producing the protein MAQNQLSVRISVLEGPWSAWQGLADGLRSEGLNVMSVTRDVRTLLDSLGTDPPQVTILDVEPDHEATVGCSVTEGLNLLREARKRRLEVRMLMLSAVSAPDIISQCFDEGASGYLFRAGLGVGAVATAIHGLIRGERLFPVQLLRNDFEHPPVATQPASVLNALTQREREVLGYVAGGADNLKIAAHLQIAERTVKSHVTQLYRKLGAENRTQLALRACHLGVRPPPDL